The nucleotide window AGGCATATATCCTTGGGACTGGAGCTTGGAAACGCATGATTCGACATCAGCCATGCCACAGGtgtagaagaagaggagaaacaGGTTCATGGAGGCTGGATCTCCATGGATGCAGCGAGTATTTATTCGCCTTGTTGTTTGCAGTTCGTGATTCGAGCTTAGATATTCGGACATTGATCGGAAGCAAAGGAGCAAGCAACGCGATGTGTCAGAGATACCCCCAAATTTTATTTTGTTGATTTCCTTTGTTAGCCTATACTGTCTTGCGAATTGTTTCCTGATATTCTGTTTGCGTGATTCGTCGTCCTCGGCAGTAACTCCCTGGCTCTCGAGCGTTTGGGTACAGTGAAAACCAGAAAACCTGTCGTTCGAGCGCCGTCACCAAGGGAGCTGGAAGTGCATTTCATAATGAAGACCCTAGCGGGTGTCAGCGGGTGTTTGCGGCCAAGATTATCCCGACATTGTGTTGATGTGATGCTCTTACCAGTGCACCAATTCAGAGGCTTGCAACTGAACCATGATTGCCATCCATCCCGTCCATTCCTCAGGCCTTGCCGGCTTACCGTGATGCATGAGAGACGCCTTCCATACATTACTTACCAGGTAATCTTGGAGCTCTACTATAATCTTGAGTGATGTTAGCCGCAAGGTCTTTCCGGCTTCtgtgtgtttttttttccttctcttttttttttttttttttttttccaaatgCAAGGTTACAAACCTTGATCCTATATGCATGGCAATAgcaatggcaatggcaatggcaTATTGCGGCTTGATGGGAGCACATGTCTGAGTGGTCTGAGCTCCATTCagtccttcccttcccttcatTTAGGTTAGAAAAGGGAAACAAACCAAACGAACCGATCggcttacctaccttaccatGATGACCGATCTATGTCTAGGTAGTTGTCTTGTTCGGGCCGCCGGTGCTGCTACCATTACAGCAGCATCCCACGTGGTTCCTCCCCCGACCGCTCCTCCGGGCTCCTCCGGGCTCCATCCATCTGTTGATCTCCCGCACCGGCCCCGCTCACTATAAATGGGACCGGCCGGGGTCCGTCCCAGATCTAATCGGTCCTCGCTGCATATCATGTGAAATGCATTTTACCGTACCGTGACTCGTGGGggtgtacatacatacctctacatacatTTGTACACATATCTTATGTAAGATGCTCTGCATAATCCAATCCATGTCTCGTGTTCTACATATCCACCATGTCTGGTGCTTCTTGTACTAGTTTTTCGCATCTGACTGTGTCTTGTTCCGTCAGTtttgagtttttttttttctaaccATGTTTCcggtttccttttttttatgtttttattttctttactcattctttttttcatttctttttttatttttctttcggTCTACAATCAATCGTGGCTACACCCATCCAATATATCCAAAAATCATTTCACGACTTCGCGCGCCATCGCACGTCATAGCATGGATAAATTGAAAAAtacctctctacctaccaGACTGCCCGCCCCGACTTAGTCTACCTTACTCGTCGAACGGTAGAAACCTGACGGGACTGGAGTTTGCGCATGCCCGTCGCGCTCACCTGTATTACTGTCCACGGCCGAGCCTGCCATGGCCTGCCCGGGTTATCATCCGTATCGCGACCTGGTACTCGGCCCTGGCATGCCGATGCTGTCGCAACCTAATGACTCTCAGCCGCCATGCATCACTTATCAGATGACAACCGAGCCGCAAGCAGACAATCTTGGCGACCTGGCTTGTTATCTTGAGGGCAAGCTCGACCTGAATGGTTTCTTATCCTGAGGGGAAACCTGGGGGTCTCGACTGCGGGGAAGCTGGAGGGGTAGGCAACACGGGATGGCTTGTTCGCCCACGCCACTGTAGATACCGAGTTATCATCGAATTGAATGACTCCGATTGTAGTTGTACTTGACTAGGATGGAAGGAATGAGCTCGTGGTGAAAACTGTTGAAAGTCGGGCACGTGCGACATGCCCTGCACCAAGGACAGTAGGCCCATACCTTAAATACAAGACTGTCCGACAGCCCGCGCAATTGTGCATTGTTCCATATTTGTCATTTTTTCGCATATTCGGTGATATTACTCTTCAACCTTGACATTTTCTGAACCCCTACAAAGAGatagccccccccccccaggaTTGATTGTGTTTCCATTTGAAAAGCTTCTACAACACTCCCAATAGCTCTACGCCATGTCATCGCTTCAAGCATCCATTGGCCCTTTGCTTGTCAACGGCAGCGAGCCGGAGGATGGCAAAACACAAGATGGCCGGGCCGATCAGAAGCGCGACTTGTGAGTCAGACGCCATCAAAATTCACGACAACACCAAGCTAACCCCACGACCCGGCAGCTCCAACGGCAACAACCTGCCCACTAACCTCTATCCCAGTATCACCACTTCCAACCACCCCAACGTCGACCAATTCGCCTCCTCGCACCTCATCAACTATGGCACCACCTTCCTCCCTGATCTGATCGTATCTGCGTCCCACCTCTCGCTCTTTACCGCTCCCTCTCCCggttcctcttccccctATGGCCGAGCAATAACAGACTGGACCTCCGGCCAGATGTCTTCTCTCCTCGGGCACTCCCATCCAGAAATCGTTTCCGTCATCAGCTCCCATGCTTCCTCCCTCGACCACCTCTTCTCCGGCATGCTCTCGCCGCCCGTGCTGAACCTAGCCAAGCGCTTGACAAGTGTCCTGCCAGATGGACTGGATAGAGCCATGTTCTTGTCCACGGGGGGAGAGTCGAACGAGGCCGCGATCAAGATGGCCAAGACGTATACCGGGAAGTTCGAGGTCGTAGGGTTGGGAGCGAGCTGGCATGGGGTTACTGCGCAGGCGAATAGTGTGCAGTACCATGCTGGACGGAGGGTCGGGTGGCCGTTGATGCCAGGAGGATTGATGTTGCCGAGTCCGAATGCTTATCGGTGTCATCAGGGGTTcaggaagagggaagaaaagggctTGAAGGGAGATGGAGCAAGCGGTGGAGAGGAAGAATCGAAAAAGGGTGATGCAGATGAAAAGGAAAATGGAAAGAAAAATCAAggagaaaacgaagaagaatggGAATACGATTGGGAAGCGGAAATGCTTTACGGCTGGCGACTGATTGACCAACAGTCATGCGGGTCTCTGGCAGCCGTCATCGTTGAGCCCATCCAGTCCTCAGGCGGCATGCATGTACTCCCGCATGGGTATCTCCGCAGGCTCAAAACTGAATGTGAGAAACGTGGCATGTTGCTCATCGTTGACGAGGCCCAGACTGGAATTGGTCGCACGGGAGAAATGGTCGCCATCAATCACGACGGTGTGGTTCCGGACATCTTGACTTTGTCCAAGACTCTGGGCAACGGATTGCCGTTGTCAGCGGTCGTGACTAGTCATGCCATCGCCGACGTTTGTGCGGAAAGGGACTTCCTCTTCTATACCACGCATGTGAACGACCCTTTGCCTGCCGCCGTGGGGGATAAGGTGCTGGAGATTGTCGTTCGGGATGACTTGGTCTCGCACGCTCGACGGATGGGGGAGATCCTGCACTCCGGGCTCAACCAGCTCAAAAAGCGGTATGCGTGTATCGGCGATGTTCGAGGTCGAGGGTTGATGGCCGGGGTGGAGATTGTCGAGGAtcgaagaaaagggaaagaaccCGGGCTGGAACTGGCCAAGAGGATCGGAGATCGCGCGTATGAACTTGGGCTCTGGTGTAATCTGAGCACTCACCCCAGCTTTGGGGGGACCTTCAGGATTGCACCGCCTATCACTATAAGCGAGAAAGAAGTCAGGGAGGGACTGGCAGTGTTGGAGGAGGCGTTCAGGGGGGTCGAGGGGACGTTGCCGCTGTACTGACAGGTAGGGAACTACCTGTAGTTTTCATTGGATTTTACGTTGTGTTCTTGTGGCTGTCAAGTGCGGCGTTTTGTCGGCTtgctccttttcttcttgtcgtcCATGGCTGACTGACTGTCCGCATCTCAGTGGGTAGTTCCCCGAGACCGTCGGTGGCAGTGGCAATCTGTCGGTGTCGATGTTCGGTATGGTTTCTCTCACGAGCTCCACGGGCCGGTGGGAGAGCCCCGCGAGAAGGTGAAATGGGGAGGTTATTGGCATGGATTAATCGCCTGAAGATACCTGTCAGTTGGGtgtggaaatggaaaaggaagaatttGTGACGAGAACTGAAGATGAGTGATGGAAGCAATGCTGCTGGTCAGGAGCCGACATACCACGACACGAAGCATTCGTTTGCTGTCCCGGCCCGAGGCTTGCAGCTGGTCAGTGCTGTTCGATAACGATTACCGAACCGATCTTTGCTGGACTATAGCGACAAACATCTGGGGCGAGTGGTGGTTGACTAAtcgaagagggaggaagtggtgggGGAAGGGTGGTACATTGTGTGTGTGGACCCACCTCGGTTAAAGCAGCCAAAGGCCCGGGGACTTGTCGAGTTTTGGGGACACTCATCACCACGGGATCCATGATTCGCAACAGGAATTCATTCAACAAGTTGGTGATCGAGGAAGGGCTGGGATTGTTTGGTGGAGGCTACCGGATGGACTCAAGGCAGGTTTTGATAGGTATGGTCGGGTTGATGGAGTGATGCAGTGTCGGGACTGTTTGGGGAGCCGAGGTGCCAGGCTGTTTGTTTCTGATTCAGTTGGCCAAGGAAGGGTTTCGCTCGTCCAAGCTGCCCACGCGCCCTCGGTTCTGCACATTCTGGCATACAAAAGGTCCGTTCACTCCTTCTTCCATGTCATTCAACTACATCCAGCTAACTTGATGGATAGAGGTTCCTTCCCATAGCAATGCAACTATTATCGTTGGAGTCGGTTTGGATCGCCGGAGTCAGATCCAATATCTTTGAAGAGGATAAGTTTGACGGTGCTTCTTGTTTAGACGAGTATTAGCTGAGAAATAAAGGGGTTCTCGTTCAACCAGATTGTTGATACATGTTTGCAGGATTCATGTCATTGATCCCTGTCCTATCCCCAGGCTTTAGGTGCTTACCAGATGAAGATTGCACTCTCCGTATCATCGTGGTCCACCGTGTAGCCACACATTATCAGTCATCGGCCGGGCAACCTTTGAACCCGAGATGGAGGATCACCATTTACCTACATGCGATGGGTTTGATGTAGGTTTAATCGGATGGATTTTCATGAAATTACACAATTGAATTTACAAACACGTCTACTTGGCGTAGTCCAATTCTGCGCTATTCCGTCTTGCGATGCCCATGTCTCTACATGGTTAATGGGTCATATGTCACGGCGTTCGCAATGAGCGTTGTCGACGACCATCAACCACGCAGTTATTGCAAGCAGAACACACATATAACGGGTCCTTGAATGAGGTTGCTGACCTACCTAGACGACGTTTTGAGTTGTTGGCGAGGGGTGTTCGAGGGGACCACCGACCAAGCGGGCTGCTATGGTCGCCATCACAGCACGGAACATCACAACTCCGCCCGGCCACTGGATCAAAAAGGATCTGGATCGTTTCTCTGCCCACGTTTCCTTTATGTTGATCTCCTTTACTGTCAAAATTCCCAATGTAAACTTCTGTCCTTTCGCTCAGGCACATATACCCCAACCAATCGTTCATTCTTTCCCGGCCGTACAACTATTATCACTACACCGTCGTCAACCAGCGTTAGCGATCGCGTATCATGAGAAAGGCGGAGTGTTGGCAGTGCTGTGGGTTGAACATGAAAAGGGTTACCGGGTAATCCGTCATGGCAGTTGCCGATGGTACCTAGCCTGGATGATGGTTGtcagagaaggaaggaagcgacCTGGCCGTTATCACCACACAACACAAACCCGTTCTTCTTCCTGAAGTCGGTGAAAATTGGTGGCAGGTCCAAGTTCTCTTCATGTTGGTCTCCTTTGGTCCCCTTCCCCAGGCAAGGTGGAATGTCCAGACTAGGCATCAAGTGCTGTGCTAGCAGCAGTTGAAGCAGACTGCTATTGTCAAGCGAATCCTTTTCTCGTCATCGGCCATGTTACTGCCATTGTTTTATCACCAAGATCATCCGCATCGAGTACTCGACCATCCGATCATTTCGAGTTGCCGTTCGTGTCCAACTTGTTGTAGACGACGGTTGTCGGATATTGGCAGGAAGGAAGCGACCTGGTCGGCATCGCAATACGGCGTACGATATGGCACAAGGGTTGGCCAAGATTGTCTGGCGTGTCGAGGctctgttgatgttgatctTCTTGTTCAGGGAAGTTGGCACTCTTGTCCTGGCATCGAATAATGTcaaatttatagaagggaTGGTTGGGTCGTCGTGGTCCAACACCAACTAGTATCGTCGTTGTCGGTCAGCGTCGTCAATGAAACGGCATCAAGAGACTCTCTCTACCTCCAGGTTTTGTGAAAGATATAGTTATTCCGACCTACACTGTGCCACAAGCATTCAGCCCTTTTTGGCTTCCAGTCTCTTGGCGCCCTTGACGTaccccgtccccgtccccgaCCCAAGTGGCCGGATCGTGGGCGAGGCCAGCAGCCAATGGCcgatgcccttcttctttgggtACCACGGCACTAGTTCTAGGCACCAGGCACCGTTGTACCGTGACACCCACTATGGCGCTGGGGTGTACTAACCTAGGTCAATCTAGACCCCAGTCAGCTGACTTCGCGCTTGAGTACTAAAATCGACGACATCCCGCCATCGCAACTTGTGTCGTCGCCGACCACTTCctctcgtcgtcatccgTGTTCATCGGCAACCTAAAGATACTGCCCGCTGTCTCAACACTCGACCCCGCCAAGACCCCCGACGACCCCCGAAGACCCCCAAAGCCCACTAAAGACCTCAGCTGGTCCCCCGATTACTGTCCGTCGCCCACCATGGCCCATACCGCCCACAAGAACCCAAAGAAGGAGATGTTCGAGGCGCCCGAGGTCATCGATCGCAAGGCCAAGGTGCTGGCCGATTTGATTCGAAAGTCAAAGCATTTCGTGGTGTTTACGGGCGCGGGGGTATCTACATCTGCCGGTTCGTTAGCTTTCCATCTTTCATCGTGGGTTCACTACTCGTTGGGACTGGGGGCGCGTTCACCTTGCCTGTTCGGAGAAGAGGGGTATGGTATGGGCGCTTGAAGACCTAGGTAGCGACCTAGTACGTCGACAGAGTCGTCCAGGCGCTTctcctacctaggtactaaATGCCCAATCGTCACTCTGTCCGTACCCCACATCTCTACGGCTGGTACTGGTGTCAGTGCTGGTGCCAGGCCTTCTGCTGCTAGCCTTGGTTctccctgctgctgctggccttACTTCTTCCTGCCTTACCGGCTACTTCACCCTGCCGCGAGCCTtgcaacccccccccctcccctgtTAGGTGTGTCCTTACGTACTCGGCCCTCTCGGACGGCAGAGCTAACACAAATATGACAACTCAAAGGCATCCCGGACTTCCGAGGCCCCGAAGGCGTTTGGACTCTGATGGCCCAGGGGCGACAAGCAACCAAAAAGTCTGTCGACGTGTTGCAAGCGATACCAACCAAGACGCACATGGCACTGGTGGAACTGCAAGAGAGAGGAATATTGAAGGGGCTCATCAGCCAGAATTGCGATGGACTGCATCGCCGAAGTGGCATACGCGCTGTAGGTGACGGTCCAAGTCCTCCGGGATGAGTCACAACCCCCTCTATACAAGCAGCTGGACGCTGACCGCACCATGTGGCCACATAACTATAGGACATGATTTCTGAGCTGCATGGAAACACCAATATTGAGCACTGCAAGAACTGTGGAAAGGAGTTTCTGCGCGGTGCGTTTAATCATTTTATGTTGTTCATGGCTTCTATAGCCATACACTAACTGCAGCAGATTTCTATGCCGTAGCCCCAGATAACCGCCCCCTCCACGACCATCGCACTGGAC belongs to Neurospora crassa OR74A linkage group IV, whole genome shotgun sequence and includes:
- a CDS encoding 2,2-dialkylglycine decarboxylase, encoding MSSLQASIGPLLVNGSEPEDGKTQDGRADQKRDFSNGNNLPTNLYPSITTSNHPNVDQFASSHLINYGTTFLPDLIVSASHLSLFTAPSPGSSSPYGRAITDWTSGQMSSLLGHSHPEIVSVISSHASSLDHLFSGMLSPPVLNLAKRLTSVLPDGLDRAMFLSTGGESNEAAIKMAKTYTGKFEVVGLGASWHGVTAQANSVQYHAGRRVGWPLMPGGLMLPSPNAYRCHQGFRKREEKGLKGDGASGGEEESKKGDADEKENGKKNQGENEEEWEYDWEAEMLYGWRLIDQQSCGSLAAVIVEPIQSSGGMHVLPHGYLRRLKTECEKRGMLLIVDEAQTGIGRTGEMVAINHDGVVPDILTLSKTLGNGLPLSAVVTSHAIADVCAERDFLFYTTHVNDPLPAAVGDKVLEIVVRDDLVSHARRMGEILHSGLNQLKKRYACIGDVRGRGLMAGVEIVEDRRKGKEPGLELAKRIGDRAYELGLWCNLSTHPSFGGTFRIAPPITISEKEVREGLAVLEEAFRGVEGTLPLY